One window of the Diospyros lotus cultivar Yz01 chromosome 12, ASM1463336v1, whole genome shotgun sequence genome contains the following:
- the LOC127786846 gene encoding myb family transcription factor PHL5-like isoform X3 produces the protein MEGISRFSTENFSSQQPKLWALKESSSQPRIGTDELSGTIANQFGPATPCFQVSNMLSSISPSCQTLKVDSAWQNYSNLHNCSTLQSPVEFSSGNKQRYTSSKNSVLAALEDLPDRKLLMLLKRNCAPMNAMPNQRQLCLSFQGHQNHRVSSMEPTMHFHPEKQLQDHFNAFSLSPCNSASSSAAIPNKSRIRWNQALHEQFVECVNRLGGAEKATPKRILKLMNAKGLTIFHVKSHLQVFMKFRTTKHIPGSTEEKIERTDCLHSMPQLDPKIGTQILEALRQQIDVQRRLYEQLEGQRNLQLQIEEHGKQLKEMFNHHMGKNKTSIHDAKDTVESKSSTSLRSFENLSDNCELINYVKDPHGA, from the exons ATGGAGGGAATATCAAGATTCTCCACTGAAAATTTTTCCTCTCAGCAGCCTAAGTTATGGGCCCTCAAGGAAAGTTCAAGCCAACCAAGAATTGGCACTGATGAATTATCCGGTACCATTGCCAACCAATTTGGACCGGCAACTCCATGCTTTCAAGTGTCAAACATGCTGAGCTCAATTTCCCCATCATGTCAAACTTTGAAAGTTGATTCAGCATGGCAAAACTATTCCAATCTTCACAATTGCTCGACCTTGCAGTCGCCTGTAGAATTCAGTTCTGGTAACAAGCAGAGATATACATCTTCCAAGAATTCTGTCCTTGCTGCTCTTGAAGATTTGCCGGATAGGAAATTGTTAATGCTCCTGAAACGTAACTGTGCACCCATGAATGCCATGCCAAACCAGAGGCAGCTCTGTCTCAGTTTTCAGGGACATCAGAATCACAGG GTCAGCTCTATGGAGCCAACTATGCATTTTCATCCAGAGAAGCAGCTACAAGATCATTTTAATGCATTCTCTCTTTCCCCCTGTAATTCTGCATCCTCAAGTGCAGCAATCCCAAACAAATCCCGCATTCGTTGGAATCAAGCTCTTCACGAGCAGTTTGTGGAATGCGTAAATCGCCTTGGGGGTGCTGAAA AGGCAACTCCTAAGAGGATCCTTAAGCTAATGAATGCCAAGGGATTGACCATCTTTCATGTGAAAAGCCATTTGCAGGTTTTCAT gaAGTTTCGCACAACAAAGCACATACCAGGATCTACTGAAG AGAAAATCGAGAGGACAGATTGCCTACATTCAATGCCACAACTTGATCCAAAAAT AGGCACGCAGATATTGGAGGCACTAAGACAGCAAATTGATGTCCAGAGACGCCTATACGAACAATTGGAG GGTCAAAGAAATTTACAGTTGCAGATTGAAGAGCACGGAAAGCAGTTGAAGGAGATGTTCAATCACCATATGGGAAAAAATAAGACCTCAATTCATGATGCCAAAGATACAGTCGAATCAAAATCATCTACATCATTGAGATCATTCGAGAACTTATCAGACAATTGTGAACTGATAAATTATGTGAAAGACCCTCACGGGGCTTAA
- the LOC127786846 gene encoding myb family transcription factor PHL5-like isoform X1, translated as MEGISRFSTENFSSQQPKLWALKESSSQPRIGTDELSGTIANQFGPATPCFQVSNMLSSISPSCQTLKVDSAWQNYSNLHNCSTLQSPVEFSSGNKQRYTSSKNSVLAALEDLPDRKLLMLLKRNCAPMNAMPNQRQLCLSFQGHQNHRIGFNQVSSMEPTMHFHPEKQLQDHFNAFSLSPCNSASSSAAIPNKSRIRWNQALHEQFVECVNRLGGAEKATPKRILKLMNAKGLTIFHVKSHLQVFMKFRTTKHIPGSTEEKIERTDCLHSMPQLDPKIGTQILEALRQQIDVQRRLYEQLEGQRNLQLQIEEHGKQLKEMFNHHMGKNKTSIHDAKDTVESKSSTSLRSFENLSDNCELINYVKDPHGA; from the exons ATGGAGGGAATATCAAGATTCTCCACTGAAAATTTTTCCTCTCAGCAGCCTAAGTTATGGGCCCTCAAGGAAAGTTCAAGCCAACCAAGAATTGGCACTGATGAATTATCCGGTACCATTGCCAACCAATTTGGACCGGCAACTCCATGCTTTCAAGTGTCAAACATGCTGAGCTCAATTTCCCCATCATGTCAAACTTTGAAAGTTGATTCAGCATGGCAAAACTATTCCAATCTTCACAATTGCTCGACCTTGCAGTCGCCTGTAGAATTCAGTTCTGGTAACAAGCAGAGATATACATCTTCCAAGAATTCTGTCCTTGCTGCTCTTGAAGATTTGCCGGATAGGAAATTGTTAATGCTCCTGAAACGTAACTGTGCACCCATGAATGCCATGCCAAACCAGAGGCAGCTCTGTCTCAGTTTTCAGGGACATCAGAATCACAGG ATTGGATTCAATCAGGTCAGCTCTATGGAGCCAACTATGCATTTTCATCCAGAGAAGCAGCTACAAGATCATTTTAATGCATTCTCTCTTTCCCCCTGTAATTCTGCATCCTCAAGTGCAGCAATCCCAAACAAATCCCGCATTCGTTGGAATCAAGCTCTTCACGAGCAGTTTGTGGAATGCGTAAATCGCCTTGGGGGTGCTGAAA AGGCAACTCCTAAGAGGATCCTTAAGCTAATGAATGCCAAGGGATTGACCATCTTTCATGTGAAAAGCCATTTGCAGGTTTTCAT gaAGTTTCGCACAACAAAGCACATACCAGGATCTACTGAAG AGAAAATCGAGAGGACAGATTGCCTACATTCAATGCCACAACTTGATCCAAAAAT AGGCACGCAGATATTGGAGGCACTAAGACAGCAAATTGATGTCCAGAGACGCCTATACGAACAATTGGAG GGTCAAAGAAATTTACAGTTGCAGATTGAAGAGCACGGAAAGCAGTTGAAGGAGATGTTCAATCACCATATGGGAAAAAATAAGACCTCAATTCATGATGCCAAAGATACAGTCGAATCAAAATCATCTACATCATTGAGATCATTCGAGAACTTATCAGACAATTGTGAACTGATAAATTATGTGAAAGACCCTCACGGGGCTTAA
- the LOC127786846 gene encoding myb family transcription factor PHL5-like isoform X2: MEGISRFSTENFSSQQPKLWALKESSSQPRIGTDELSGTIANQFGPATPCFQVSNMLSSISPSCQTLKVDSAWQNYSNLHNCSTLQSPVEFSSGNKQRYTSSKNSVLAALEDLPDRKLLMLLKRNCAPMNAMPNQRQLCLSFQGHQNHRIGFNQVSSMEPTMHFHPEKQLQDHFNAFSLSPCNSASSSAAIPNKSRIRWNQALHEQFVECVNRLGGAEKATPKRILKLMNAKGLTIFHVKSHLQKFRTTKHIPGSTEEKIERTDCLHSMPQLDPKIGTQILEALRQQIDVQRRLYEQLEGQRNLQLQIEEHGKQLKEMFNHHMGKNKTSIHDAKDTVESKSSTSLRSFENLSDNCELINYVKDPHGA; this comes from the exons ATGGAGGGAATATCAAGATTCTCCACTGAAAATTTTTCCTCTCAGCAGCCTAAGTTATGGGCCCTCAAGGAAAGTTCAAGCCAACCAAGAATTGGCACTGATGAATTATCCGGTACCATTGCCAACCAATTTGGACCGGCAACTCCATGCTTTCAAGTGTCAAACATGCTGAGCTCAATTTCCCCATCATGTCAAACTTTGAAAGTTGATTCAGCATGGCAAAACTATTCCAATCTTCACAATTGCTCGACCTTGCAGTCGCCTGTAGAATTCAGTTCTGGTAACAAGCAGAGATATACATCTTCCAAGAATTCTGTCCTTGCTGCTCTTGAAGATTTGCCGGATAGGAAATTGTTAATGCTCCTGAAACGTAACTGTGCACCCATGAATGCCATGCCAAACCAGAGGCAGCTCTGTCTCAGTTTTCAGGGACATCAGAATCACAGG ATTGGATTCAATCAGGTCAGCTCTATGGAGCCAACTATGCATTTTCATCCAGAGAAGCAGCTACAAGATCATTTTAATGCATTCTCTCTTTCCCCCTGTAATTCTGCATCCTCAAGTGCAGCAATCCCAAACAAATCCCGCATTCGTTGGAATCAAGCTCTTCACGAGCAGTTTGTGGAATGCGTAAATCGCCTTGGGGGTGCTGAAA AGGCAACTCCTAAGAGGATCCTTAAGCTAATGAATGCCAAGGGATTGACCATCTTTCATGTGAAAAGCCATTTGCAG aAGTTTCGCACAACAAAGCACATACCAGGATCTACTGAAG AGAAAATCGAGAGGACAGATTGCCTACATTCAATGCCACAACTTGATCCAAAAAT AGGCACGCAGATATTGGAGGCACTAAGACAGCAAATTGATGTCCAGAGACGCCTATACGAACAATTGGAG GGTCAAAGAAATTTACAGTTGCAGATTGAAGAGCACGGAAAGCAGTTGAAGGAGATGTTCAATCACCATATGGGAAAAAATAAGACCTCAATTCATGATGCCAAAGATACAGTCGAATCAAAATCATCTACATCATTGAGATCATTCGAGAACTTATCAGACAATTGTGAACTGATAAATTATGTGAAAGACCCTCACGGGGCTTAA
- the LOC127786847 gene encoding uncharacterized protein LOC127786847, whose amino-acid sequence MDFQETEEAGGLDTGTGTGDAVNLLSKLRLTSFSSAAAADAVVPSVDQCNPCGGAMKRPTPSSSSPLQPNSKKITLHPSSGHRLRGFTKIPLPPYSPMVWDSTTPPPPTLRRSASDPINSPGNEISGPAGSILNPFSPENAKINNTSAVTQSPAKATFSPQALRRSVSDPNSSADRRYKRMKDRMKEMNQWWTEVLRAEEEEDEEDGGSGVAVGGAAKDESETENEEAVSVERAGNCLIIHIKCPCGKGYQILLSGRNCYYKLM is encoded by the exons ATGGACTTCCAAGAAACCGAGGAAGCCGGCGGCTTGGACACAGGCACCGGAACCGGCGACGCAGTCAATCTCCTCTCTAAGCTCCGCCTCACCAGCTTCTCCTCCGCCGCCGCGGCGGACGCCGTAGTCCCTTCCGTCGATCAATGCAACCCCTGCGGCGGAGCCATGAAGAGACCCACGCCGTCGTCTTCCTCTCCCCTGCAGCCCAACTCCAAGAAAATCACACTCCATCCTTCCTCCGGCCACCGCCTCCGTGGGTTCACCAAGATTCCTCTTCCGCCCTATTCTCCGATGGTCTGGGACTCCACCACCCCGCCGCCGCCGACTCTGCGGCGCTCCGCCTCCGACCCCATCAACTCCCCCGGAAATGAAATTTCCGGGCCCGCGGGTTCTATCTTGAACCCTTTCTCGCCGGAAAACGCCAAGATTAATAATACTTCGGCAGTTACCCAGTCGCCGGCGAAGGCAACTTTCTCCCCGCAGGCTCTCCGGCGATCCGTCTCGGACCCTAACTCCTCTGCCGACCGG AGGTACAAGAGAATGAAGGATCGCATGAAAGAGATGAACCAGTGGTGGACTGAAGTCCTGCGcgcagaagaagaggaagatgaagaagatggtggCTCTGGAGTTGCAGTGGGCGGCGCCGCAAAG GATGAATCCGAGACAGAAAATGAGGAAGCTGTGAGTGTGGAGAGAGCTGGGAATTGCTTGATCATCCACATCAAGTGTCCCTGTGGCAAGGGCTATCAGATTCTTCTCTCTGGGAGGAACTGTTACTACAAGTTGATGTAG
- the LOC127787057 gene encoding uncharacterized protein LOC127787057, translating into MDFQETEEAGGLDTGTGTGDAVNLLSKLRLTSFSSAAAADAVVPSVDQCNPCGGAMKRPTPSSSSPLQPNSKKITLHPSSGHRLRGFTKIPLPPYSPMVWDSTTPPPPTLRRSVSDPINSPGNEISGPAGSILNPFSPENAKINNTSAVTQSPAKTTFSPQALRRSVSDPNSSADRRYKRMKDRMKEMSQWWTEVLRAEEEEDEEDGGSGVAVGGAAKDESEKENEEAVSVERAGNCLIIHIKCPCGKGYQILLSGRNCYYKLM; encoded by the exons ATGGACTTCCAAGAAACCGAGGAAGCCGGCGGCTTGGACACCGGCACAGGAACCGGCGACGCAGTCAATCTCCTCTCTAAGCTCCGCCTCACCAGCTTCTCCTCCGCCGCCGCGGCGGACGCCGTAGTCCCTTCCGTCGATCAATGCAACCCCTGCGGCGGAGCCATGAAGAGACCCACACCGTCGTCTTCCTCTCCCCTGCAGCCCAACTCCAAGAAAATCACTCTCCATCCTTCCTCCGGCCACCGCCTCCGTGGGTTCACCAAGATTCCTCTTCCGCCCTATTCTCCGATGGTCTGGGACTCCACCACCCCGCCGCCGCCGACTCTGCGGCGCTCCGTCTCCGACCCCATCAACTCCCCCGGAAATGAAATTTCCGGGCCCGCGGGTTCTATCTTGAACCCTTTCTCGCCGGAAAACGCCAAGATTAATAATACTTCGGCAGTTACCCAGTCGCCGGCGAAGACAACTTTCTCCCCGCAGGCTCTCCGGCGATCCGTCTCGGACCCTAACTCCTCTGCCGACCGG AGGTATAAGAGAATGAAGGATCGCATGAAAGAGATGAGCCAGTGGTGGACTGAAGTCCTGCGcgcagaagaagaggaagatgaagaagatggtggCTCTGGAGTTGCAGTGGGCGGCGCCGCAAAG GATGAATCcgagaaagaaaatgaggaagcTGTGAGTGTGGAGAGAGCTGGGAATTGCTTGATCATCCACATCAAGTGTCCCTGTGGCAAGGGCTATCAGATTCTTCTCTCTGGGAGGAACTGTTACTACAAGTTGATGTAG